In candidate division KSB1 bacterium, one DNA window encodes the following:
- a CDS encoding NACHT domain-containing protein — MPGQTVKLLKVFIASPGDVMVEREKAREEILSLRMLAQKHGFDLEATGWETHAAPGMGRSQARINQLVRECDLFLGILWRRFGLPTGEAESGTLEEFNLARERYMRENAPEIMLYFREVHPDFLADPGPQLQKVLEFKQQVEDGRLALYTNYRDPGHFAALLRQHITDWLLKLVPEDRPGAPSARVVEEIPPLSAFAEHLEYCRTELQKTARPLRLRTLTLPPLFLEEVEAERPRNMKVSIAVKTFPRLLILGEPGAGKTTSLKKLAAEYAVWHGEGRKPGGNEPEDFTLPLFVDLSAYPTLAAKDAQYGLWRLITASVRGVHDVDVRKRLAAGGCLLLFDGLNEVGEAYDEVVHHLRHLVHDIPHNRFVVTCRPGIYRDELRHEFTAFQLKRLSSFNASKVLEIEIGAEKAQPAWKGLDEYTRDLCRNPLMLTLLADELRASDNPPQNRAELFDRFIDRYLSEWARVKGAGSVRVEKEILSALAWRLGTSRTLLSADEAAAVMSARLAELQRKNEAPAHLNVADLSREFLHHGLLRESAGQTGFFHQAVQEYFFAREVALHQSIEYVFKHVSDPEWAEVLVFVCGLVEDATEVVREVMKTDLYLAAKCAAYAKYVVAETVDEIAVQKMAGFGRIWVLHTDTTKNLKRQNRACSRRLH, encoded by the coding sequence ATGCCCGGTCAAACCGTAAAACTGTTAAAGGTCTTCATCGCCTCGCCCGGCGATGTGATGGTCGAACGCGAAAAAGCGCGCGAGGAGATTCTGAGCCTGCGTATGCTCGCGCAGAAACACGGCTTTGATCTCGAGGCGACAGGCTGGGAAACGCATGCCGCGCCGGGTATGGGCCGCAGTCAGGCGCGCATCAATCAACTCGTGCGCGAATGCGATTTGTTCCTCGGCATTTTGTGGCGGCGCTTCGGCTTGCCCACCGGCGAGGCGGAATCCGGCACGCTGGAGGAATTCAATCTCGCGCGCGAACGCTACATGCGAGAGAATGCGCCGGAAATCATGCTCTATTTCCGCGAGGTGCATCCCGACTTTCTCGCTGATCCCGGCCCGCAATTGCAAAAGGTTCTCGAATTCAAACAGCAGGTGGAAGACGGCCGGCTTGCGCTTTACACCAACTATCGCGACCCCGGGCATTTTGCCGCGTTGCTGCGCCAGCACATTACTGATTGGTTGCTGAAATTGGTTCCCGAAGACCGCCCGGGCGCTCCCAGCGCTCGTGTGGTAGAAGAAATCCCGCCTCTCAGCGCCTTCGCCGAACATCTCGAATACTGCCGCACTGAATTGCAGAAAACCGCACGGCCGTTGCGGTTGCGCACGCTCACTTTGCCGCCGCTGTTTCTGGAAGAAGTCGAGGCCGAGCGGCCGCGCAACATGAAAGTGAGCATTGCGGTCAAGACGTTCCCGCGGCTTCTCATTTTGGGAGAGCCGGGCGCGGGCAAAACCACCTCGCTCAAAAAACTCGCGGCAGAATATGCGGTTTGGCACGGCGAAGGCAGGAAGCCGGGAGGCAATGAACCGGAGGATTTCACCCTTCCTCTTTTTGTCGATCTCTCCGCCTATCCCACCCTTGCCGCCAAAGATGCCCAATATGGCCTGTGGCGTTTGATCACCGCGAGTGTACGCGGCGTGCATGATGTCGATGTGCGCAAACGCCTCGCGGCCGGCGGCTGCCTGCTGCTGTTCGACGGGCTGAACGAAGTCGGCGAGGCTTATGACGAAGTCGTGCATCATCTCCGCCATCTTGTGCACGACATTCCGCACAATCGTTTTGTCGTGACCTGCCGGCCCGGCATTTATCGCGACGAATTGCGCCACGAATTTACGGCGTTCCAACTGAAACGCTTGAGCAGCTTCAATGCCTCGAAGGTTTTGGAGATTGAAATCGGCGCAGAAAAAGCGCAGCCGGCATGGAAAGGCTTGGACGAATACACGCGCGACCTGTGCCGCAATCCGCTCATGCTCACGCTGTTGGCGGACGAGCTGCGCGCCAGCGACAACCCGCCGCAGAATCGCGCGGAGCTGTTCGACCGTTTTATCGATCGTTATTTGAGCGAATGGGCGCGCGTGAAAGGCGCAGGCTCGGTGCGGGTGGAAAAAGAGATTCTCTCGGCGCTGGCGTGGCGACTCGGCACCAGCCGGACGTTGCTTTCGGCGGATGAGGCTGCGGCTGTCATGTCCGCCCGGCTGGCGGAACTCCAGCGCAAGAACGAAGCGCCGGCGCATCTGAACGTTGCAGATCTCAGTCGCGAATTTCTCCACCACGGCCTGCTGCGCGAAAGCGCGGGCCAAACCGGTTTCTTTCACCAGGCCGTGCAGGAATACTTCTTCGCGCGTGAAGTGGCGCTGCATCAATCAATCGAATATGTTTTCAAGCATGTCAGCGACCCCGAATGGGCAGAAGTGCTGGTGTTTGTGTGTGGGCTGGTGGAGGATGCGACGGAGGTGGTGAGGGAGGTGATGAAAACGGATTTGTATTTGGCGGCGAAGTGTGCTGCCTATGCAAAGTATGTTGTCGCGGAGACTGTCGATGAAATTGCCGTCCAAAAGATGGCTGGCTTTGGGCGAATTTGGGTATTGCATACAGATACAACAAAGAACTTGAAGCGTCAGAATCGTGCTTGCAGCAGGCGGTTACACTGA